The Gloeothece verrucosa PCC 7822 genome contains a region encoding:
- the holA gene encoding DNA polymerase III subunit delta, whose product MPLYLMTGDNDFLISQEIQALLAQYLAPEWSLFNYNEYPPDSLNEAIITMNQPPIGNGFRVVHLIQCPWFGTINDDSIAQVEKEIDLLPSTTVLILTASKIDRRLKVVKMLIDKAALFKEFNLISPWDEGTLITQLYQMATSIGVDLTQAAAKQLIIAVGNDTRLLSGELEKLKTFVGDEAVTVESVNQLVDNRAATSIDLAKACLKQDVKTAIATLENLNNSGEAAPKILASLITLFRQWTWTKALVSEGVTDTHHLEACTGIYKGRCYYLMLEVETISLERFIFCQEVLLKAQIAFNSGNKNLKLYIIQLCQQYFPV is encoded by the coding sequence ATGCCACTTTACTTAATGACCGGTGACAACGATTTTTTAATCTCCCAAGAAATTCAGGCACTACTAGCTCAATATCTAGCCCCTGAGTGGTCTTTGTTCAATTACAATGAATATCCTCCAGATTCCCTCAATGAGGCAATCATTACCATGAACCAGCCCCCTATTGGTAACGGTTTCAGGGTTGTTCATCTTATTCAATGCCCTTGGTTTGGTACGATTAACGACGATAGTATTGCACAGGTTGAAAAGGAGATCGATCTTCTTCCTAGCACCACCGTCTTGATCTTAACAGCGTCTAAAATTGATCGGCGGCTAAAAGTGGTTAAGATGCTTATCGACAAAGCCGCACTCTTTAAAGAATTTAACTTGATTTCCCCTTGGGATGAAGGCACTCTCATCACTCAGCTTTACCAAATGGCTACCTCGATTGGTGTTGACCTCACTCAAGCCGCAGCCAAACAGTTAATTATCGCTGTTGGTAATGACACCCGTCTATTATCTGGGGAGTTAGAGAAACTCAAAACTTTCGTCGGCGACGAAGCCGTCACAGTTGAAAGTGTCAATCAATTGGTGGATAATCGTGCGGCTACATCTATTGATTTAGCTAAAGCCTGTTTGAAGCAAGATGTCAAAACCGCGATCGCTACCCTTGAGAACTTGAACAATAGTGGGGAAGCAGCCCCTAAAATCCTTGCCTCCCTAATTACTTTGTTTCGACAATGGACTTGGACCAAGGCTTTAGTTTCTGAGGGGGTCACTGATACCCATCATTTAGAAGCTTGTACTGGCATCTATAAGGGCAGATGTTACTACCTGATGTTGGAAGTTGAAACTATTTCCCTAGAAAGATTTATCTTCTGCCAAGAAGTTCTTTTAAAGGCTCAGATTGCCTTCAATTCCGGCAACAAAAACCTTAAACTTTACATCATTCAACTATGTCAGCAATATTTTCCAGTATAA
- the tnpA gene encoding IS200/IS605 family transposase, with translation MGGEADHIHALFESHPSVELSKLVNNIKTVTSRRLRAEYSQHLSQFYWGDKPQFWSSSYAIISVGAQAPLDKLIEYVQNQEKPE, from the coding sequence TTGGGGGGGGAAGCCGACCATATACACGCGCTTTTTGAAAGTCACCCATCCGTTGAACTGTCGAAATTGGTTAATAATATTAAAACCGTAACATCTCGCCGTTTAAGGGCAGAATATTCTCAACATTTATCTCAGTTTTATTGGGGAGATAAACCTCAATTTTGGTCAAGTAGTTATGCTATTATTAGTGTTGGGGCACAAGCTCCCTTAGATAAATTAATTGAATATGTGCAGAATCAAGAAAAACCGGAATGA
- a CDS encoding DDE-type integrase/transposase/recombinase, translated as MVVKIKDSTAYLTQWRDFIIKLYEWGQKEGSKSNISQLYVAITSLASQGEKLRTEVQKKDGIAKYLKPYPEVLEDLIALKYPSHVTVYKFKARHPGADIDHQIVQTIDENLHITHSNQIWQADHTQLDVFIVENIKNKDSLLKPEIIRDRKGEPIRPYLTIIMDSYFGCIVGYYLGFVAADSHRVALALRNAILPKQVKEKYGLINEWVEHGIPEYLVTDRAREFKSDHKKLVATQLDFKF; from the coding sequence TTGGTCGTCAAGATAAAGGACAGTACCGCATATCTTACGCAGTGGCGTGATTTCATCATCAAACTCTACGAATGGGGACAAAAAGAAGGTTCAAAAAGCAATATCAGTCAACTCTATGTAGCAATAACGTCTTTAGCGTCACAAGGAGAAAAACTCAGAACAGAGGTACAGAAAAAAGATGGTATTGCCAAATATTTAAAACCTTATCCTGAAGTCTTAGAAGATTTAATCGCGCTCAAATATCCTTCTCATGTCACTGTCTATAAGTTTAAAGCACGTCATCCGGGCGCGGATATTGACCATCAAATAGTGCAAACGATTGACGAAAACCTACATATCACCCATAGTAATCAAATTTGGCAAGCTGACCATACTCAACTGGATGTATTTATTGTTGAAAATATTAAAAATAAAGATTCATTACTCAAACCCGAAATTATCCGAGATAGAAAAGGAGAACCCATCCGTCCTTATTTAACAATTATCATGGACAGTTATTTTGGCTGTATTGTCGGTTATTATTTAGGCTTTGTGGCAGCCGATTCTCATCGAGTGGCATTAGCTCTGCGTAATGCCATTTTACCTAAGCAGGTAAAAGAAAAGTATGGATTAATTAATGAATGGGTTGAACATGGGATTCCCGAATATCTTGTAACCGATAGAGCTAGAGAATTTAAAAGTGACCACAAGAAACTCGTGGCCACCCAGTTAGACTTTAAATTTTAG
- a CDS encoding Uma2 family endonuclease yields MINPTLIATDIWIPAKWEDFLQIIEDPAYKKAKAYYYHHHMRLEMLPVGFDHSKDHSVIVFAINLFSVYAGIPLTLLDNCSYRKAGIKECQPDISGYVGDKAKIIPQGTNIVNLNQYPSPDLVVEVAKTSLLDDLGTKRSLYEALGIKEYWIVDVENTKIIAYQMQNKGSYQIVRSNVLSSLDIGILEDALRQSRQSDQSAVGKWLMTQFQP; encoded by the coding sequence ATGATCAATCCAACCTTAATAGCAACAGATATTTGGATTCCTGCCAAATGGGAGGATTTTCTGCAAATTATTGAAGACCCTGCCTATAAAAAAGCTAAAGCTTATTATTATCACCATCACATGAGATTAGAAATGCTACCCGTTGGTTTTGATCATAGTAAAGACCATAGCGTTATTGTCTTTGCCATTAATTTATTTAGCGTTTACGCAGGGATTCCCCTCACTTTATTGGATAACTGTTCTTATCGTAAGGCAGGGATAAAAGAATGCCAACCCGATATTTCTGGCTATGTAGGCGATAAAGCTAAAATTATTCCTCAAGGAACAAATATCGTTAATCTCAATCAATATCCCTCCCCAGATTTAGTTGTTGAAGTGGCTAAAACCAGTTTACTTGATGATTTAGGCACAAAGCGCTCTCTCTATGAAGCATTAGGGATAAAAGAATATTGGATTGTTGATGTCGAAAATACTAAAATCATCGCTTATCAAATGCAAAATAAGGGGTCTTACCAGATAGTTAGATCTAATGTTCTCTCAAGCTTAGATATAGGTATTTTAGAAGACGCTTTACGTCAAAGTCGTCAATCCGATCAATCTGCGGTTGGCAAATGGTTAATGACACAATTTCAGCCTTAA
- a CDS encoding helix-turn-helix domain-containing protein, whose amino-acid sequence MTLSGINPNEIELCADEEELKSVKSSKILQNPLKLINTELTPEVEQKLDVLSAIGQASNKNERAEAIKQAAKTLGKSTRTIRRLLAKIVHEGVATLAVGRQDKGQYRISYAVA is encoded by the coding sequence ATGACGCTATCAGGCATCAACCCTAATGAAATTGAACTATGCGCTGATGAAGAGGAACTAAAGTCCGTAAAAAGCTCAAAAATTCTTCAAAATCCCTTAAAGCTGATTAATACCGAACTTACTCCCGAAGTTGAACAAAAACTTGATGTCCTGAGTGCGATTGGGCAAGCATCCAATAAAAACGAACGTGCAGAAGCTATCAAGCAAGCCGCTAAAACCCTTGGAAAAAGCACTCGCACCATTAGACGGTTGTTGGCAAAAATAGTTCATGAAGGGGTGGCTACTTTAGCGGTTGGTCGTCAAGATAAAGGACAGTACCGCATATCTTACGCAGTGGCGTGA
- the ssb gene encoding single-stranded DNA-binding protein, with product MNNNINQISVTGRLGQDPEIRYFQSGSVLAKFNLADDRGEGKNAEANWFPCEVWGKAAEVAGDYCSKGSLVGVKGELTIESWTDNSTGEVRTKPVIKVKSLELLVTKNSTSQPALATGVVSKPNF from the coding sequence ATGAACAATAACATCAATCAAATCAGCGTTACTGGTCGTTTAGGGCAAGATCCAGAAATTCGCTATTTTCAGTCAGGTAGCGTTCTGGCTAAGTTCAATCTAGCCGACGATCGTGGCGAGGGCAAAAATGCTGAGGCTAACTGGTTTCCCTGCGAAGTTTGGGGCAAGGCGGCTGAAGTCGCGGGTGATTATTGCTCCAAAGGCTCCCTCGTGGGAGTTAAAGGCGAACTAACGATCGAATCTTGGACTGACAACAGCACGGGGGAGGTTCGCACTAAGCCTGTTATCAAAGTTAAATCCTTAGAGCTTTTAGTAACCAAAAACTCGACTTCTCAGCCAGCACTGGCTACTGGTGTTGTAAGTAAACCTAATTTTTAA
- a CDS encoding reverse transcriptase domain-containing protein: MTNIIDEFLNLPNFNQAWFKVADNKGCAGIDGETIEKFALNLDNNLTFLLNSVANSNYIPQPLQQILIPKTQEKWRELRIPTVRDRIVQQALLNVLYPVMEKRFSDASFAYRPNRSYLDAVKRAAYWRDLGYQWVLDADIVEYFDNISHPILLKEVRKTIDNSGILCLIKAWISAVISTDKGIIFPEKGIPQGAVISPMLANIYLDEFDHHFTESDLKLVRYADDFLLLSKTEDAIMSGYAQVVQLLHLLGLELHQEKTQRERVTFAKVTRSHNTFLYK; this comes from the coding sequence ATGACAAATATTATTGATGAATTTCTCAACTTGCCTAATTTTAATCAAGCGTGGTTTAAGGTAGCCGATAATAAAGGTTGTGCAGGGATTGATGGAGAAACCATAGAAAAATTTGCTCTAAATTTAGATAATAATCTAACTTTCTTACTCAATTCTGTAGCTAATAGTAATTATATTCCTCAGCCGCTTCAACAAATCTTAATTCCTAAAACTCAAGAAAAATGGCGAGAGTTAAGAATTCCCACTGTGCGGGATAGAATTGTTCAACAAGCATTATTAAATGTTCTCTATCCCGTAATGGAAAAACGTTTTTCTGATGCGAGTTTTGCTTATCGTCCTAATCGTTCTTATCTTGATGCCGTCAAAAGAGCCGCTTATTGGCGAGATTTGGGTTATCAGTGGGTATTGGATGCGGATATTGTTGAGTATTTTGATAATATTTCTCATCCTATCTTGTTAAAAGAAGTCAGAAAAACTATTGACAATTCAGGAATATTGTGCTTAATAAAAGCTTGGATTTCGGCAGTAATTTCAACCGATAAAGGAATTATTTTTCCAGAGAAAGGAATCCCTCAAGGTGCGGTTATTTCTCCGATGTTAGCTAATATTTATCTCGATGAGTTTGACCATCATTTTACTGAATCTGATTTAAAATTAGTGCGCTATGCCGATGATTTTTTATTGTTATCTAAGACTGAAGATGCAATAATGAGCGGCTATGCTCAAGTTGTCCAGTTACTTCATTTATTAGGACTAGAGTTACATCAAGAAAAGACCCAAAGGGAGCGTGTCACTTTCGCCAAAGTGACACGCTCCCATAACACCTTCCTTTATAAGTGA
- a CDS encoding DUF5895 domain-containing protein — protein MSTTKTQEIKETQSNNDIKETEIDNETSSNIIIPPPELDEFCSPEYIDPFARLPRIQALRGATPDLCGYFVSMDQMAKAGWLDFEYVDPYIVDYTFESNGELESGVLLKTPRMLVIPRTPLLGYDREASQESQQLVILGPWKAEYKQEKNVSNLRLCEVFLLTPDNKPLHQVPLAYIAKGANGATFSEHHNQFLTEMTNCHAISRGIAARPKNNKFNCLCAFEFSVARELVGDKQKSFTCRVTSHTIPTLENWHTFFLGYSPEAKKMAWDGLQPSQPLMIPGQSNSVMALPAAKPEEE, from the coding sequence ATGTCTACAACAAAAACCCAAGAAATCAAAGAAACTCAATCGAACAACGACATCAAAGAAACCGAGATTGACAACGAAACTTCTTCTAATATTATCATTCCCCCACCTGAACTTGACGAGTTCTGTTCTCCGGAATATATCGATCCTTTCGCGCGTCTCCCCCGCATCCAAGCGCTCAGAGGGGCTACCCCCGATCTATGCGGCTATTTCGTCTCTATGGATCAGATGGCTAAGGCGGGTTGGCTCGATTTTGAGTACGTTGATCCCTATATTGTCGATTATACCTTTGAATCTAATGGAGAACTGGAATCGGGAGTTCTGCTAAAGACTCCAAGAATGCTGGTCATCCCCCGTACTCCCCTGTTAGGCTATGACCGGGAAGCCTCACAAGAATCTCAGCAGTTAGTGATCCTAGGCCCCTGGAAAGCTGAGTACAAACAGGAGAAAAATGTCTCTAACCTGCGGTTGTGTGAAGTATTTTTGCTTACCCCCGACAATAAACCCCTGCATCAAGTACCCCTAGCCTATATCGCTAAAGGGGCCAACGGCGCAACCTTCAGTGAGCATCATAATCAGTTCCTCACTGAGATGACCAACTGCCATGCTATTAGTCGAGGAATTGCGGCTCGTCCCAAAAACAACAAATTTAACTGTTTATGTGCATTTGAGTTCTCTGTAGCTAGAGAGCTTGTCGGTGATAAACAAAAATCTTTTACCTGTCGGGTAACGTCCCATACCATTCCCACTCTAGAAAATTGGCATACCTTTTTCCTCGGTTACTCCCCCGAAGCGAAAAAGATGGCTTGGGATGGTTTGCAGCCATCTCAGCCATTGATGATTCCAGGGCAATCGAATAGTGTTATGGCTTTGCCAGCCGCTAAACCTGAAGAAGAATAA
- the dnaN gene encoding DNA polymerase III subunit beta, protein MEFTVSQTTISEHLAQIKTILPPKPSYPILSNVLMKAKDQQLILTTFDSSLGLTTSFPVSIEEEGSICVNGKLLVGLINKLNATELTFKLETTEDFEEDENPLILIVQAENSIYRLQGIESNQYPELPILETLLSVTLPSHSLLSALIPVLRSYATDETKQILRGVHFLFSSSKLELISTDGHRLSMSKLSLDDLAGIDEIESEGITIPGDTCQQLVKLLRGFKEDVEQPSQSPQEDECGTRSAPQSESVQGEDEPSPTIDNNFSEPVCSTVKISWDNKQVQFELGAHQMMISRLLQGTYPNAHQLLPSEYPNSINFQVLEMKRAINRLNILNPKKNVLVLECSAQRQQIKLYWLSSDHHQGIENIPAVVERDLTIAFNSKYFHDAVLALPGNELKFEAIDPDQASRLVSLEPDCSAFVLLMPVKVDQFPQVPTVNKEPSLPPNQTKDKELAKVN, encoded by the coding sequence ATGGAATTTACCGTTTCTCAAACCACAATTTCTGAGCATTTAGCCCAAATTAAAACTATTCTTCCACCTAAGCCTTCTTATCCGATTTTAAGCAACGTTTTAATGAAGGCAAAAGATCAACAACTTATCCTAACCACTTTTGATAGTTCTTTAGGCTTAACGACGAGCTTTCCGGTTTCCATTGAAGAAGAAGGTAGCATTTGCGTAAATGGTAAACTTTTAGTGGGCTTGATTAATAAATTAAATGCAACCGAATTAACTTTTAAACTTGAAACTACAGAAGATTTTGAGGAGGACGAAAATCCTTTAATTTTAATTGTTCAAGCCGAAAATAGTATCTATCGATTGCAAGGGATCGAATCGAATCAATATCCGGAACTCCCTATCCTCGAAACGCTTTTATCCGTAACTCTACCGTCTCACTCTTTATTATCAGCTTTAATTCCCGTTTTGCGCTCTTATGCAACCGACGAGACAAAACAGATTCTTCGTGGAGTTCATTTTCTCTTTTCAAGCTCAAAACTTGAGTTAATTTCGACGGATGGCCACCGTCTGTCTATGAGTAAATTGTCTCTTGATGATCTTGCTGGAATTGATGAGATTGAAAGTGAGGGAATCACTATCCCTGGAGATACTTGTCAACAGCTAGTGAAGTTATTGAGAGGTTTTAAGGAAGATGTCGAACAACCATCACAATCTCCACAAGAAGATGAGTGCGGAACTCGTTCCGCACCCCAATCCGAATCGGTTCAAGGAGAAGACGAACCATCACCGACAATAGACAATAATTTTTCTGAACCCGTTTGTTCCACAGTAAAAATTTCGTGGGATAACAAACAAGTCCAATTTGAGTTAGGCGCTCATCAAATGATGATTAGTCGCTTATTGCAGGGCACATATCCAAATGCTCATCAATTGTTGCCTTCTGAGTATCCAAACTCAATTAATTTTCAAGTCTTAGAAATGAAACGGGCGATTAATCGTCTGAACATCCTCAATCCCAAGAAAAACGTATTAGTATTGGAGTGTTCGGCCCAGCGCCAGCAAATTAAATTATATTGGCTCTCTAGCGACCACCATCAAGGCATAGAAAATATCCCGGCAGTCGTTGAACGAGATTTAACGATCGCGTTTAATTCTAAATATTTCCACGACGCTGTATTGGCACTTCCAGGAAACGAACTCAAGTTTGAGGCGATCGATCCCGATCAAGCATCCCGCCTAGTTTCTCTTGAACCGGACTGTTCCGCATTTGTCCTTCTGATGCCGGTCAAGGTCGACCAATTTCCGCAGGTTCCTACAGTTAATAAAGAACCCTCCCTGCCCCCTAATCAAACAAAAGATAAAGAACTTGCGAAAGTTAATTAA
- a CDS encoding IS200/IS605 family accessory protein TnpB-related protein: MRDGINKAARLVINYCLDKGIGTIIFGWNKEQKQNCQLGNNTQAFVQIPIARLKNRIAQLCEQYALIFEEINEAYTSKSSYLDGDLIPLYGEKPDGYQFSGKRIKRGLYKSKNAILVNADIQAAANLLRRFQLKVNTISLEKVSRGSLMCLMKIKLFMPAKKKNLSFSA; encoded by the coding sequence ATGAGAGACGGCATCAATAAAGCGGCAAGACTGGTTATCAATTATTGTCTTGACAAAGGCATTGGAACAATCATTTTTGGCTGGAATAAAGAGCAAAAACAGAATTGTCAATTGGGTAACAATACGCAAGCTTTTGTACAAATACCAATTGCACGATTAAAAAATAGAATCGCTCAATTATGTGAACAGTATGCGCTAATTTTTGAAGAAATTAACGAGGCTTATACCTCAAAAAGTTCGTACCTCGATGGAGATTTGATTCCCTTATATGGTGAGAAACCCGACGGATATCAATTCTCTGGAAAACGAATCAAACGAGGTTTATATAAATCGAAAAATGCCATTTTAGTTAATGCGGATATTCAGGCAGCCGCCAATTTGTTAAGGCGGTTTCAATTAAAAGTAAATACAATCTCATTGGAGAAAGTATCTAGGGGCAGTTTGATGTGTCTCATGAAGATTAAACTCTTCATGCCAGCTAAGAAGAAAAATTTAAGTTTTTCGGCTTAG
- the dnaX gene encoding DNA polymerase III subunit gamma/tau, with protein sequence MRHLPFHLKYRPQTLADLVGQQPIATTLTNAITTGRIAPAYLFSGPRGTGKTSTARILAKSLNCLSEDNPTVTPCGQCDSCGAIASSNSLDVIEIDAASNNSVEQIRDLIEKSQFVPHNLYKVWILDECHALSHFAIQALLKTLENPPERVVFILCTTEPERLGDTIISRCQRFNFRRESDSVIIEHLAAIAQRENITIDPHVLRLIAQHCQGGLRDAQCLLEQLSLLSNTLTPEQVYELTGSVPEQDLLLLFNAIQEEDTEQVIKRTRELYEVGLDPLVIAQNLLEFHITALLAQTADNAELGKVTASTWEILQGLNIPDHRLIAQISKLKSGLTQIKLSRVPRIILEVTLIGLFAPNDVYVPSPPNSSKELSGSAERVPHPSVNKFLTPLPASIATLPCEPINLDSLWKQIIAAQTQKALSALLNQQAKLVALQENVATIQVPEVFKPRISQSSSTLSDSFEKILGHKVNIELVV encoded by the coding sequence ATGAGACACTTACCTTTCCATCTCAAATATCGTCCCCAAACCCTCGCCGATTTGGTGGGACAACAGCCAATCGCCACCACCCTAACCAATGCTATAACCACAGGACGCATCGCCCCGGCCTATCTCTTTAGCGGACCGAGGGGCACGGGCAAAACCTCCACCGCCCGTATCTTGGCCAAATCCCTTAACTGCCTATCAGAGGACAACCCCACCGTTACCCCCTGCGGTCAGTGCGATTCCTGTGGTGCGATCGCCTCGTCTAACTCCCTCGATGTCATTGAAATTGACGCAGCCAGCAACAATTCCGTAGAGCAAATTAGAGATTTAATTGAAAAATCCCAGTTCGTTCCCCATAATCTCTATAAAGTCTGGATTCTGGATGAATGCCACGCCCTATCCCATTTCGCCATTCAAGCGCTCTTAAAGACTCTGGAAAATCCGCCAGAAAGGGTCGTATTTATCCTTTGCACCACCGAACCTGAGCGTTTGGGGGACACGATTATCTCTCGCTGTCAACGGTTTAATTTCCGCCGCGAGAGCGATTCGGTGATCATAGAGCATTTAGCCGCCATCGCCCAACGGGAAAATATTACCATCGACCCTCATGTCCTGCGGCTGATTGCCCAACATTGCCAGGGGGGACTCAGGGATGCTCAATGTTTATTAGAGCAACTTAGTTTGTTGTCCAATACCCTTACCCCTGAGCAAGTTTATGAGTTAACTGGGTCCGTCCCCGAACAGGATCTACTGTTGTTGTTCAATGCGATCCAAGAGGAAGATACCGAGCAAGTTATTAAGCGAACCAGGGAATTGTATGAAGTCGGTTTAGATCCTCTAGTGATTGCTCAAAACCTTTTAGAATTCCACATTACGGCATTATTGGCTCAAACTGCCGATAATGCAGAATTAGGGAAAGTAACCGCAAGCACCTGGGAAATCTTACAGGGCTTAAATATCCCAGACCACCGATTGATTGCACAGATCAGCAAACTCAAAAGCGGCTTAACTCAGATTAAATTATCCAGAGTTCCCCGTATTATTTTAGAGGTAACTTTAATAGGGTTATTTGCGCCCAATGATGTCTATGTGCCCTCTCCTCCCAATTCTTCTAAAGAGTTGAGTGGGAGTGCGGAACGAGTTCCGCACCCCAGTGTTAACAAGTTCCTGACCCCGCTTCCTGCATCTATAGCCACGCTTCCTTGCGAGCCTATCAATCTAGATAGTCTGTGGAAACAAATTATAGCGGCTCAAACCCAAAAGGCACTGAGTGCCTTACTCAATCAGCAGGCGAAATTGGTCGCCCTGCAAGAAAATGTCGCTACAATCCAAGTCCCAGAGGTATTTAAACCCAGAATTTCTCAATCGAGTTCTACTTTAAGTGATTCGTTTGAGAAGATCTTGGGGCACAAGGTCAATATTGAACTTGTAGTATAA
- a CDS encoding helix-turn-helix domain-containing protein has protein sequence MLKADINSQTESLSDQAISQALDLSISTLERVRKRFVEDGIEAALARKEQVNRKAPRFNGEQEAHLIAERL, from the coding sequence TTGTTAAAAGCGGATATTAACTCCCAGACCGAGAGTTTAAGTGACCAAGCTATCAGTCAAGCTCTGGATCTGAGTATCTCAACACTAGAGAGAGTACGTAAACGCTTTGTTGAAGACGGCATTGAAGCCGCATTAGCCCGCAAAGAACAGGTTAATCGCAAAGCGCCGCGTTTCAATGGGGAGCAAGAAGCTCATTTAATCGCCGAACGCCTGTAG
- a CDS encoding DNA polymerase III subunit delta', producing MSAIFSSINGQQGAIKLLTAALTSGRIPNAYLFTGVSGVGKRTTALALARALIADEERHNPDLTIIEPTYCQQDDLIPLSVAREQQLSFNNQVAQIRIEQIRELTRFLAQAPLKSQRLVAIILNVESLTPNAAQALLKSLEEPGQALLILTTDNIESVPPTIISRAHIIPFCPLSTSKLQSVLSGLGIKVDPVVLNLAGGSVSKAIAYQQLLDELPSELASPFCSTFSETFSKSQLICELETINQLLLADYWQHKAWENREEKLVQYLELVKSQLSKANALLAWQCCLNRVRRN from the coding sequence ATGTCAGCAATATTTTCCAGTATAAACGGGCAACAGGGAGCAATAAAACTACTCACTGCCGCGTTAACTTCTGGTCGCATCCCCAATGCCTATCTATTCACTGGTGTATCTGGGGTAGGCAAAAGAACTACTGCGCTCGCTTTGGCTAGGGCACTTATAGCAGATGAGGAACGGCATAATCCTGACTTGACAATAATTGAACCGACTTATTGCCAACAGGACGATTTAATTCCCCTTTCTGTTGCAAGAGAACAACAGCTATCTTTTAATAATCAAGTCGCTCAGATTCGGATCGAGCAAATCAGAGAATTAACTCGGTTTTTGGCTCAAGCTCCCTTAAAATCTCAAAGGTTAGTTGCCATTATCTTAAACGTGGAATCCCTAACCCCTAATGCGGCTCAGGCTTTATTAAAGTCACTAGAAGAACCTGGGCAAGCATTGTTAATCCTTACCACAGATAATATTGAATCTGTGCCGCCAACGATCATTAGCCGCGCCCATATTATTCCCTTTTGTCCCCTGTCTACATCTAAACTCCAAAGTGTGTTGAGTGGCTTGGGAATAAAAGTAGATCCTGTTGTTTTGAATTTAGCCGGCGGTTCTGTATCTAAAGCGATCGCTTATCAACAATTATTGGACGAACTGCCCTCCGAATTAGCGTCTCCTTTTTGTTCAACCTTTTCAGAAACCTTTAGCAAATCTCAATTGATTTGTGAATTAGAAACAATAAATCAATTGTTGCTTGCCGATTATTGGCAACATAAAGCTTGGGAAAATCGAGAAGAAAAATTGGTTCAATATTTAGAATTAGTTAAATCTCAATTGTCTAAAGCTAATGCCTTGTTGGCTTGGCAATGTTGTTTAAACCGAGTTAGACGCAATTGA
- a CDS encoding GIY-YIG nuclease family protein encodes MSQNKVYLLHYEQPIGNKNNPLESAQHYLGSTDNLASRLLEHRKGNGAKITAAFFQKKSRLI; translated from the coding sequence ATGAGTCAGAATAAAGTCTATCTGTTGCATTATGAGCAACCAATCGGTAATAAAAATAATCCTCTAGAATCGGCACAACATTATCTCGGCTCTACTGATAATTTAGCATCTAGGTTATTAGAACATAGAAAGGGAAATGGAGCGAAAATAACGGCGGCATTCTTTCAAAAAAAATCTCGTTTAATTTAG